In one window of Nicotiana tabacum cultivar K326 chromosome 12, ASM71507v2, whole genome shotgun sequence DNA:
- the LOC107822494 gene encoding uncharacterized protein LOC107822494 isoform X2 has protein sequence MACRSVFRTVFLKEPCVPTSFPVVLFSSHKSFSIPVLCCGCKFIYARTYHFPRRSQLLNCSNNENPSSSEDDLEQGPPQEVILKAISVSKTEGRVGQTTNVVIGGTVHNDSTNEWLALDKKVNSYPTERGFTAIGTGGDDFVHSMVVAVESVIQQPVPEGQVRQKLSSGGKYVSVNIGPIQVVSSEQVQAVYKAMKRDVRMKYFL, from the exons ATGGCGTGCAGGAGTGTGTTCAGAACAGTATTCTTAAAGGAACCCTGTGTTCCGACCTCTTTTCCCGTTGTATTGTTTTCTAGCCACAAATCCTTCTCCATACCCGTTTTGTGCTGTGGCTGTAAATTCATTTACGCCCGAACTTATCACTTCCCACGAAGAAGTCAGCTTCTCAATTGCTCCAATAACgaaaacccttcttcctctgAAGATGATCTCGAACAAGGTCCTCCTCAAGAAGTTATCCTTAAGGCCATTTCAG TGTCCAAGACAGAAGGGCGAGTTGGACAAACTACTAATGTTGTTATTGGGGGCACAGTGCATAATGATTCAACTAATGAGTGGCTTGCTCTTGATAAGAAG GTGAATTCTTACCCCACTGAAAGAGGCTTTACAGCTATTGGTACTGGAGGTGATGATTTTGTGCATTCTATGGTTGTTGCTGTAGAGTCAGTGATACAACAGCCTGTTCCTGAG GGCCAGGTGAGGCAGAAGCTATCTTCAGGGGGAAAATATGTATCAGTAAATATAGGGCCCATTCAAGTTGTTTCTAGTGAGCAG GTTCAAGCTGTATATAAGGCCATGAAGAGAGATGTCAGGATGAAATACTTTCTGTAA
- the LOC107822494 gene encoding uncharacterized protein LOC107822494 isoform X1 — MACRSVFRTVFLKEPCVPTSFPVVLFSSHKSFSIPVLCCGCKFIYARTYHFPRRSQLLNCSNNENPSSSEDDLEQGPPQEVILKAISEVSKTEGRVGQTTNVVIGGTVHNDSTNEWLALDKKVNSYPTERGFTAIGTGGDDFVHSMVVAVESVIQQPVPEGQVRQKLSSGGKYVSVNIGPIQVVSSEQVQAVYKAMKRDVRMKYFL, encoded by the exons ATGGCGTGCAGGAGTGTGTTCAGAACAGTATTCTTAAAGGAACCCTGTGTTCCGACCTCTTTTCCCGTTGTATTGTTTTCTAGCCACAAATCCTTCTCCATACCCGTTTTGTGCTGTGGCTGTAAATTCATTTACGCCCGAACTTATCACTTCCCACGAAGAAGTCAGCTTCTCAATTGCTCCAATAACgaaaacccttcttcctctgAAGATGATCTCGAACAAGGTCCTCCTCAAGAAGTTATCCTTAAGGCCATTTCAG AAGTGTCCAAGACAGAAGGGCGAGTTGGACAAACTACTAATGTTGTTATTGGGGGCACAGTGCATAATGATTCAACTAATGAGTGGCTTGCTCTTGATAAGAAG GTGAATTCTTACCCCACTGAAAGAGGCTTTACAGCTATTGGTACTGGAGGTGATGATTTTGTGCATTCTATGGTTGTTGCTGTAGAGTCAGTGATACAACAGCCTGTTCCTGAG GGCCAGGTGAGGCAGAAGCTATCTTCAGGGGGAAAATATGTATCAGTAAATATAGGGCCCATTCAAGTTGTTTCTAGTGAGCAG GTTCAAGCTGTATATAAGGCCATGAAGAGAGATGTCAGGATGAAATACTTTCTGTAA